In Morganella morganii, the following are encoded in one genomic region:
- the upp gene encoding uracil phosphoribosyltransferase has translation MKVVEVKHPLVKHKLGLMRDHDISTKRFRELASEVGSLLTYEATSDLETEKVTIDGWCGPVEIEQIKGKKITVVPILRAGIGMMNGVLESIPSARISVVGVYRDEETLEPVPYFQKLASNIEERMALVVDPMLATGGSMIATIDLLKKAGCTAIKILVLVAAPEGLKALEKAHPDVELYTASIDDHLNEHGYIVPGLGDAGDKIFGTK, from the coding sequence ATGAAAGTCGTCGAGGTAAAACACCCGCTCGTTAAACACAAACTTGGCCTGATGCGAGATCATGATATAAGCACAAAACGCTTTCGTGAACTGGCCTCAGAAGTCGGTAGCCTGCTGACCTATGAAGCAACTTCAGACTTAGAAACTGAGAAAGTGACAATTGACGGCTGGTGTGGTCCGGTCGAAATTGAACAAATCAAGGGTAAAAAGATTACCGTTGTGCCAATCCTGCGTGCGGGTATCGGTATGATGAACGGTGTGCTGGAAAGCATCCCGAGTGCCCGTATCAGTGTTGTCGGTGTTTACCGTGATGAAGAAACACTGGAGCCGGTACCGTACTTCCAGAAATTAGCCTCTAATATTGAAGAGCGTATGGCGCTGGTGGTTGACCCGATGCTGGCAACCGGCGGTTCAATGATCGCTACCATCGATCTGCTGAAAAAAGCAGGTTGCACCGCGATTAAAATCCTTGTGCTGGTTGCAGCGCCGGAAGGTCTGAAAGCGCTGGAAAAAGCCCACCCGGATGTTGAGCTGTATACCGCATCCATCGACGATCACCTTAACGAACACGGTTACATTGTGCCGGGCCTGGGTGATGCGGGCGATAAGATATTTGGTACGAAATAA
- the mgtE gene encoding magnesium transporter produces the protein MSEHSFSIDNSSPVNPHSQRLAHIRQQVLPLFLNDSQFVETILGTADEHARLSDDELHSKSKLVKNLLTDLHAADLADMLEALPYDERLALWHLIDNHQRGEVLVEASVSVWDSLIKDMSDKELLRAVATLHVDEQAYIAEHLPRDTMRRLLTYLEPSLRNRIRTVLQYPADSIGQMMDFEFVTVRGNVPLKTVQRFLRYRSNIPEATDKIFVIDSNNILQGELPLTTILTQSPDKLVSDVMKTEPVTFLPDEKGEDASGAFERYDLISAAVVDNNGRLLGRLTVEDIVDNLNEESEENIRRMGGLSPEEDVFAPVGQAVKNRWAWLAINLCTAFVASRVIGVFEHTISQLVALATLMPIVAGIGGNTGNQTITMIVRALALHQIQKGSFSFLLLRELGVAFINGVVWGGIMGVVTYLLYGDIAMGAVMTLAMVLNLLMAAIMGVLIPLTMMKLGRDPALGSSVMITAITDTGGFFIFLGLATLFLV, from the coding sequence ATGTCTGAACACAGTTTCTCCATTGATAACTCATCACCGGTCAATCCGCACTCCCAGCGGCTGGCCCACATTCGTCAGCAGGTTTTGCCTCTGTTCCTCAACGACTCACAGTTTGTGGAAACCATTCTGGGCACCGCCGATGAACATGCCAGGCTCAGTGATGATGAACTGCATTCAAAATCGAAGTTAGTCAAAAATCTGCTGACTGACCTCCACGCCGCTGACCTTGCGGATATGCTGGAAGCCCTGCCCTATGATGAGCGTCTCGCGCTCTGGCATCTGATTGATAACCACCAGCGCGGGGAAGTGCTGGTGGAAGCCTCTGTGTCCGTGTGGGACAGTCTGATTAAAGATATGTCAGACAAAGAGCTGCTGCGTGCCGTTGCCACCCTGCATGTGGATGAGCAGGCGTATATCGCCGAGCACCTGCCGCGCGATACCATGCGCCGCCTGCTGACCTATCTGGAACCAAGTCTGCGTAACCGCATCCGCACCGTTCTTCAGTACCCGGCGGACAGTATCGGGCAGATGATGGACTTTGAGTTTGTCACCGTGCGCGGCAATGTTCCGCTGAAAACGGTTCAGCGTTTTCTGCGCTACCGCAGCAATATCCCGGAAGCCACCGATAAAATCTTTGTTATTGACAGCAATAATATTTTGCAGGGCGAACTGCCGCTGACCACCATTCTCACCCAGTCGCCGGACAAACTGGTCTCTGATGTGATGAAAACCGAGCCGGTCACCTTCCTGCCGGATGAAAAAGGCGAAGATGCTTCCGGTGCATTCGAACGTTATGACTTAATTTCCGCCGCGGTTGTGGACAATAACGGGCGGCTGCTCGGACGGCTCACCGTTGAGGATATCGTTGATAACCTGAATGAAGAAAGTGAAGAAAACATCCGTCGTATGGGGGGCTTAAGTCCGGAAGAGGATGTGTTTGCCCCGGTCGGCCAGGCGGTGAAAAACCGCTGGGCGTGGCTGGCGATTAACCTCTGTACCGCGTTTGTGGCTTCCCGCGTGATTGGTGTGTTTGAGCATACCATTTCCCAACTGGTTGCACTCGCGACCCTGATGCCGATTGTTGCCGGTATCGGCGGTAATACCGGTAACCAGACCATCACCATGATTGTCCGCGCTCTGGCGCTTCACCAGATCCAGAAAGGCAGTTTTTCCTTCCTGCTGCTGCGTGAGCTGGGCGTTGCCTTTATCAACGGCGTGGTCTGGGGCGGGATTATGGGGGTCGTTACGTACCTGCTCTACGGCGATATCGCTATGGGTGCGGTAATGACGCTGGCTATGGTGCTTAACCTGCTGATGGCCGCCATCATGGGTGTGCTTATCCCGCTGACGATGATGAAACTCGGACGCGATCCGGCACTCGGCTCCAGTGTGATGATCACCGCCATCACCGATACCGGCGGATTTTTCATCTTTTTAGGTCTCGCCACCCTGTTCCTGGTCTGA
- the ppx gene encoding exopolyphosphatase codes for MPLSLITEKDRPLEIAAIDLGSNSFHMVIARIVNGALQVLSRLKQRVYLAEGLNDQNELSEEAMERGLACLALFAERLQGFPAAQVTIVGTHSLREAVNAHEFLERAASVIPYPIEIISGHEEARLIFMGVEHTQPEKGRKLVIDIGGGSTELVIGERFEPILIESRRMGCVSFSRQFFPDGKITEANFNRARLMAVSKLENLAIAFRVQGWDVCLGASGTIKAACEILRELGERDGIITPVRLEMLVKQVLRYKRFDTLNLPGLSDDRKKVFVPGLAILCGLFDALEITELRLSAGALREGVLYEMEGRFRHQDIRQRTAQSLVEHYNVDNAQVLRVLTTMKNLYRQWAEQNPSLVDPQLEAILVWAVWLHEVGLSINLSGLHRHSAYILQNTNLPGFTQEQQLLLATLVRYHRKAVKSDDIPKFTLFKRKQVIPLIQILRLAVLLNNQRQSTTKRSSLRLETNEGHWTLFFPRRYLTINTLMQLDLEKEQAYWDDVPGWHLGIKEEDV; via the coding sequence ATGCCATTATCACTGATCACTGAAAAAGATCGTCCGCTGGAAATTGCAGCCATCGACCTCGGGTCGAACAGCTTTCATATGGTGATTGCCCGTATTGTCAACGGCGCACTCCAGGTTCTCAGCCGCCTGAAACAGCGGGTGTATCTGGCTGAAGGCTTAAATGATCAGAATGAGCTGAGCGAAGAAGCCATGGAGCGCGGGCTGGCCTGCCTGGCGCTGTTTGCCGAGCGCCTTCAGGGCTTTCCCGCCGCACAGGTCACGATTGTCGGGACACACAGTCTGCGTGAGGCAGTCAATGCGCACGAGTTTCTCGAACGCGCCGCGTCCGTTATCCCCTATCCGATTGAAATTATTTCCGGTCACGAAGAAGCACGCCTGATTTTTATGGGTGTTGAACACACACAACCGGAAAAAGGCCGCAAACTGGTGATTGATATCGGCGGCGGTTCAACAGAGCTGGTGATCGGCGAACGTTTTGAACCGATTTTAATCGAAAGCCGCCGTATGGGCTGTGTCAGTTTCAGCCGTCAGTTTTTTCCGGACGGTAAAATCACCGAGGCCAACTTTAACCGCGCCAGGCTGATGGCCGTTTCCAAACTGGAAAACCTGGCGATTGCTTTCCGTGTGCAGGGCTGGGATGTATGCCTCGGCGCATCCGGCACCATCAAAGCGGCCTGTGAGATCCTGCGTGAACTGGGGGAACGGGACGGTATTATCACCCCTGTCCGCCTGGAAATGCTGGTCAAACAGGTGCTGCGTTACAAACGGTTTGATACCCTGAATTTACCGGGGCTGTCTGACGACCGCAAAAAAGTGTTTGTGCCGGGCCTGGCAATTCTGTGCGGTCTGTTTGACGCGCTGGAAATCACTGAACTGCGCCTGTCTGCCGGTGCCCTGCGCGAAGGGGTGCTGTATGAGATGGAAGGCCGTTTCCGCCATCAGGACATCCGCCAGCGTACCGCGCAAAGCCTGGTGGAACACTATAACGTGGATAACGCCCAGGTACTGCGTGTCCTCACCACCATGAAAAACCTGTACCGTCAGTGGGCGGAGCAGAATCCGTCCCTGGTTGATCCGCAGCTGGAAGCCATTCTGGTCTGGGCGGTCTGGCTGCACGAAGTCGGGCTGAGCATCAACCTTTCCGGCCTGCACCGTCATTCGGCCTATATTCTGCAGAACACCAATTTACCGGGATTCACCCAGGAGCAGCAACTGCTGCTCGCCACACTGGTGCGTTACCACCGCAAAGCGGTAAAAAGTGACGATATCCCGAAATTCACACTGTTTAAACGTAAACAGGTCATCCCCCTGATACAGATCCTGCGCCTCGCGGTCTTACTGAATAATCAGCGCCAGTCCACCACCAAACGCTCCTCACTGCGTCTGGAGACCAATGAAGGACACTGGACCCTGTTTTTTCCGCGCCGCTATCTGACTATCAACACATTAATGCAGCTTGATCTGGAAAAAGAGCAGGCTTACTGGGATGATGTGCCCGGCTGGCACCTCGGTATAAAAGAAGAAGACGTCTGA
- the purN gene encoding phosphoribosylglycinamide formyltransferase — protein sequence MKKRLVVLISGSGSNLQALIDACNSKALNAEIVAVFSNKADAYGLLRAQQAGIPALALSPAEFSSRDDFDAALQAQIDEYQPDLLILAGYMRILTPAFVRHYHGRMLNIHPSLLPKYPGLHTHRKALENGDAEHGTSVHFVTEELDGGPVILQARIAVLPDDTEDTLTARIQQEEHRIYPQVVNWFVQGRLALKEDGIYLDGKLYFHNTL from the coding sequence ATGAAAAAACGCCTTGTTGTCCTGATTTCCGGCAGCGGCAGTAATCTGCAGGCGTTGATTGACGCCTGCAATTCAAAAGCTCTCAATGCGGAAATTGTTGCGGTCTTCAGTAATAAAGCGGACGCTTACGGGTTACTCCGCGCACAACAGGCCGGTATTCCCGCACTGGCACTCAGTCCGGCGGAATTCTCTTCACGGGATGATTTTGATGCCGCATTGCAGGCACAGATTGATGAGTATCAACCGGATTTACTGATCCTCGCCGGATATATGCGGATTCTGACACCCGCCTTTGTCCGCCATTACCACGGCAGAATGCTCAATATCCACCCGTCTCTGCTGCCGAAATATCCGGGTCTGCATACACACCGCAAAGCGCTGGAGAACGGCGATGCCGAACACGGTACCTCTGTACATTTTGTCACGGAAGAGCTGGACGGCGGCCCGGTCATTTTACAGGCACGCATTGCCGTTCTGCCGGATGATACTGAAGACACTCTCACCGCCCGGATACAACAGGAAGAACACCGCATCTATCCGCAGGTGGTTAACTGGTTTGTGCAGGGGCGTCTGGCACTGAAAGAAGACGGGATATATCTGGACGGGAAATTATATTTTCACAATACGCTCTGA
- a CDS encoding DoxX family protein: MTGLINRLLSHDDAGKLLLRLAVGGLMLFHGIGKLLTGAAGIKGLLASFGLPEFIAYGTYFGEIVAPVFIILGILTRPSALLVSFTMVVAWLMIGVNKTFMLDPTGAWAIESLMYFFISGIALAFIGPGKYSVMKNPAWR, from the coding sequence ATGACAGGTCTAATCAACAGGCTGTTATCACACGACGATGCAGGGAAATTATTACTGCGGCTGGCGGTCGGCGGATTAATGTTGTTTCATGGTATCGGTAAATTACTCACCGGTGCGGCGGGGATAAAAGGGCTGCTGGCCTCTTTCGGGTTACCGGAGTTTATTGCTTACGGTACCTATTTCGGGGAAATTGTCGCGCCGGTCTTTATTATCCTCGGCATTCTGACCCGTCCGTCCGCATTGCTGGTGTCTTTTACCATGGTCGTTGCCTGGCTGATGATCGGGGTAAATAAAACCTTTATGCTGGATCCGACAGGGGCGTGGGCGATTGAAAGCCTGATGTATTTCTTTATCAGCGGTATTGCACTGGCCTTTATCGGCCCGGGTAAATATTCGGTAATGAAAAACCCTGCCTGGCGCTGA
- the speG gene encoding spermidine N1-acetyltransferase, translating to MSGGTAVPPVKLRPLEREDLAFVHQMDNNASIMRYWFEEPYEAFIELSDLYDKHIHDQSERRFIVESDGTKIGLVELVEINHVHRRAEFQIIIAPSHQGHGFASRAARLAMDYAFSVLNLYKLYLIVDIENEKAIHIYKKLGFHTEGQLIDEFFVNGEYRTAIRMCIFQPEYLVMKNKSADAESYVEKNARVKQNL from the coding sequence ATGTCCGGTGGTACTGCTGTTCCGCCTGTAAAACTGCGCCCGCTTGAGCGTGAGGATTTAGCTTTTGTTCATCAGATGGATAATAACGCCAGCATTATGCGTTATTGGTTTGAGGAGCCGTATGAAGCCTTTATTGAATTAAGTGATTTATACGATAAGCATATTCACGATCAGTCAGAACGCCGCTTCATTGTGGAAAGCGACGGCACCAAGATCGGGCTGGTGGAACTGGTGGAAATCAATCATGTACACCGCCGCGCTGAATTCCAGATTATTATCGCCCCGTCACATCAGGGTCACGGATTTGCGTCCCGCGCTGCCCGTCTGGCTATGGATTATGCGTTTTCTGTCCTCAATCTGTATAAACTGTATCTGATTGTGGATATCGAAAACGAAAAAGCGATCCACATCTATAAAAAGCTCGGTTTTCATACCGAAGGCCAGTTAATTGATGAGTTTTTCGTCAACGGGGAATACCGCACTGCCATCCGTATGTGTATTTTTCAGCCGGAATATCTGGTCATGAAAAATAAATCTGCGGATGCGGAAAGCTACGTTGAAAAAAATGCCCGCGTAAAGCAGAACCTGTAA
- a CDS encoding MFS transporter, giving the protein MTTDTSPLSQPQARPLNKNDYKTLGLSSLGGTLEFYDFVIFVFFTGTLTHLFFPGDNEFIAQMKTLGIFAAGYLARPLGGIIMAHFGDIIGRKRMFTLSIFLMAVPTLVIGMLPTYESIGVAAPVLLLLMRILQGAAIGGEMPGAWVFIAEHTPQQRYGLGVGTLTSGITGGILLGSLVAIAVQASYTAAEVTAWAWRIPFILGGVFGLISVYLRRFLQETPIFKEMAAKRTLSEEMPVKTVLKNHKMACFVTAGLTWSLSTAIVVIILMTPSVVVEKMYGIDRTLSLQANCVATLTLTLGCIFWGWLEDKIGSRVTLALSWGGLAITAFHFYSALSPDIAAASLVINYAVMGFFVGAIATTPIISTRAFPPAIRFSGLSFAYNMAYAVFGGLTPMLTGAWLQKSAMAPAYYVAGVSVLAIIIGFLPLAHKGWTARKAQNVKTVAAQQS; this is encoded by the coding sequence ATGACAACCGATACATCGCCATTAAGTCAGCCTCAGGCAAGGCCATTAAATAAAAACGATTATAAAACACTGGGATTATCTTCCCTCGGCGGCACGCTTGAATTCTATGATTTTGTCATATTTGTCTTTTTTACCGGAACACTAACCCACCTGTTTTTCCCGGGTGATAACGAGTTTATCGCCCAGATGAAAACGCTGGGAATTTTCGCCGCCGGTTACCTGGCGCGCCCGCTCGGCGGGATCATTATGGCGCATTTCGGCGATATTATCGGCCGCAAGCGCATGTTTACCCTGAGTATCTTCCTGATGGCGGTGCCGACACTGGTTATCGGTATGCTGCCGACCTATGAAAGTATCGGTGTGGCAGCACCTGTCCTGTTACTGCTGATGCGGATTTTACAGGGTGCGGCTATCGGCGGTGAAATGCCCGGCGCATGGGTATTTATCGCGGAGCACACACCGCAACAGCGCTACGGGCTGGGTGTCGGTACGCTGACCTCCGGGATCACCGGCGGTATTTTGCTCGGCTCGCTGGTCGCTATCGCCGTTCAGGCTTCTTATACTGCGGCGGAAGTGACTGCATGGGCATGGCGTATTCCGTTTATCCTCGGTGGTGTGTTCGGCCTGATTTCGGTGTATCTGCGCCGCTTTTTGCAGGAAACCCCGATCTTTAAAGAGATGGCCGCCAAACGGACATTATCCGAAGAGATGCCGGTGAAAACGGTTCTGAAAAACCATAAAATGGCCTGTTTTGTCACCGCCGGGCTGACCTGGTCGTTATCCACCGCTATCGTGGTGATCATCCTGATGACCCCGTCCGTTGTGGTGGAAAAGATGTACGGTATTGATCGCACATTGTCATTACAGGCAAACTGCGTGGCCACGCTGACCTTAACCCTCGGCTGTATTTTCTGGGGCTGGCTGGAAGATAAGATCGGCAGCCGTGTGACACTGGCATTGTCCTGGGGCGGATTAGCGATCACCGCATTCCACTTCTACAGTGCACTGTCACCGGATATTGCGGCGGCTTCGCTGGTGATTAACTATGCGGTGATGGGCTTTTTTGTCGGTGCGATTGCCACCACACCAATCATCAGTACGCGGGCATTTCCGCCGGCAATCCGTTTCTCTGGTTTGTCTTTTGCCTACAACATGGCTTACGCGGTATTCGGCGGCTTAACGCCGATGCTGACCGGTGCCTGGTTACAGAAAAGTGCAATGGCACCGGCGTATTATGTGGCAGGCGTGTCCGTACTGGCGATTATCATCGGTTTCTTACCGCTGGCACACAAAGGCTGGACAGCGCGTAAAGCACAGAATGTGAAAACTGTCGCAGCACAACAGTCTTAA
- the purM gene encoding phosphoribosylformylglycinamidine cyclo-ligase, producing MTDKTSLSYKDAGVDIDAGNALVSRIKHVVKETRRPEVMGGLGGFGALCAVPQKYKEPVLVSGTDGVGTKLRLAMDLARHDTIGIDLVAMCVNDLVVAGAEPLFFLDYYATGKLDVDTAARVVTGIAEGCKQAGCALVGGETAEMPGMYHGDDYDVAGFCVGVAEKSEIIDGSKVRAGDVLIALASSGPHSNGYSLIRKILEVSKTDPAATELDGKSLADHLLAPTKIYVKSVLKLIENTDVHAIAHLTGGGFWENIPRVLPACTQARIDASSWQWPSVFNWLQKAGNVEDYEMYRTFNCGVGMVIALPAASVPAALALLTEAGENAWLIGDIAVCREDEPQVIIR from the coding sequence GTGACTGACAAAACTTCCCTGAGTTACAAAGATGCCGGTGTTGATATTGATGCCGGTAATGCCTTAGTTTCCCGTATTAAGCATGTTGTCAAAGAGACACGCCGTCCTGAAGTTATGGGCGGGCTGGGTGGTTTCGGTGCGCTGTGTGCGGTACCGCAGAAATATAAAGAACCGGTGCTGGTTTCCGGCACCGACGGCGTCGGCACCAAGCTGCGCCTGGCGATGGATCTGGCGCGTCATGACACTATCGGTATTGACCTCGTCGCCATGTGTGTGAACGACCTGGTGGTCGCCGGTGCTGAGCCCCTCTTCTTCCTCGACTATTACGCGACCGGCAAACTGGATGTCGATACTGCCGCCCGGGTGGTCACCGGTATTGCCGAAGGCTGCAAACAGGCGGGTTGTGCGCTGGTCGGTGGTGAAACCGCTGAGATGCCGGGCATGTATCACGGCGATGATTATGACGTGGCCGGGTTCTGTGTCGGTGTGGCGGAAAAATCAGAAATCATCGACGGCAGCAAAGTCCGCGCCGGTGATGTGCTGATAGCACTGGCCTCCAGCGGCCCGCACTCCAACGGCTATTCTTTGATCCGCAAAATCCTTGAGGTCAGCAAAACTGACCCGGCAGCCACAGAGCTTGACGGCAAATCACTGGCGGATCATCTGCTGGCACCGACAAAAATCTATGTTAAATCTGTGCTGAAACTGATCGAAAACACCGATGTTCACGCCATCGCCCACCTGACCGGCGGCGGTTTCTGGGAAAATATCCCGCGTGTATTACCGGCCTGCACCCAGGCGCGGATTGATGCCTCATCCTGGCAGTGGCCGTCTGTCTTTAACTGGCTGCAAAAAGCCGGGAATGTGGAAGACTATGAAATGTACCGCACCTTCAACTGTGGTGTCGGTATGGTGATTGCGCTGCCGGCAGCGTCTGTGCCTGCCGCCCTCGCCCTGCTGACAGAGGCGGGTGAAAATGCATGGCTGATCGGTGATATCGCGGTCTGCCGTGAAGATGAACCACAGGTCATCATCCGCTGA
- the ppk1 gene encoding polyphosphate kinase 1 has translation MSQDRLYMEKELSWLSFNERVLQEAADKRNPLIERMRFLGIYSNNLDEFYKVRYADVKRRILINEEQRGSGASGRHLLRKIENKVAKQDQAFDTLYNDLLLEMARNQIFLINERQISPKQQIWLRQYFRQHLRQHITPIMIQTSTDLVEFLKDDYTYLVVEIVKSGRETRYALLEIPSDKVPRFVNLPTENGRRRQSMILIDNILRYCLDEIFKGFFDFDALNAYSMKMTRDAEYDLATEMESGMLELMSSTLKQRLTAEPVRFVYQRDMPDEMVTLLREKLGLTNDDSVIAGGRYHNFKDFIRFPNEGNKNLLNKPLPRLRHVWFDHHRNGFDAIRERDVLLYYPYHTFEHVLELLRQASFDPSVISIKMNIYRVAKDSRIIDSMIHAAHNGKKVTVVVELQARFDEEANIHWARHLTAAGVHVIFSAPGLKIHAKLFIISRLEDGDVIRRYAHIGTGNFNEKTARIYTDYSLLTANEEITNEVRRVFNFIENPYRPVSFDNLMVSPQNSRAMLNQLIDDEIANALAGYEAGITLKINNLVDKQLSERLYDASEAGVKIRLLVRGMCALVPGQVPYSENIQVTSIVDRFLEHDRVYVFTNKGDEKVYLSSADWMTRNIDYRIEVAVRLLDPVLRRRVLDILDIQFSDNEKARYLDKEMSNHYVPRGNKRKVRSQMAVYDYIRSLEQPDN, from the coding sequence ATGTCCCAAGATAGGCTCTATATGGAAAAAGAACTCAGTTGGCTGTCGTTCAACGAGCGGGTTCTTCAGGAGGCCGCCGACAAACGCAACCCGCTGATTGAGCGCATGCGTTTTCTGGGCATTTACTCAAATAACCTGGATGAGTTTTATAAAGTCCGCTATGCGGATGTGAAACGCCGCATCCTGATTAATGAGGAACAGCGTGGTTCCGGTGCCAGCGGGCGCCATCTGCTGCGTAAAATTGAAAACAAAGTGGCAAAACAGGATCAGGCATTTGATACCCTGTATAACGACCTGCTGCTGGAAATGGCACGTAACCAGATTTTCCTGATCAACGAACGCCAGATTTCGCCGAAACAGCAAATCTGGCTGCGTCAGTATTTCCGTCAGCATCTGCGCCAGCACATCACGCCAATTATGATCCAGACCAGCACCGATCTGGTCGAATTCCTCAAAGACGATTACACCTATCTGGTGGTGGAGATTGTCAAATCCGGCCGTGAGACCCGCTATGCACTGCTGGAAATTCCGTCTGATAAAGTGCCGCGTTTTGTTAATCTGCCGACCGAAAACGGCCGCCGCCGCCAGTCGATGATCCTTATCGACAATATTCTGCGCTACTGCCTGGATGAAATCTTCAAGGGCTTCTTCGATTTCGATGCCCTCAATGCCTATTCCATGAAAATGACGCGCGATGCGGAATATGACCTCGCCACCGAAATGGAATCCGGGATGCTGGAGCTGATGTCCTCCACCCTGAAACAGCGTCTGACCGCTGAGCCGGTGCGCTTTGTTTATCAGCGCGATATGCCGGATGAAATGGTGACGCTGCTGCGTGAAAAACTCGGCCTGACCAATGATGATTCCGTCATTGCCGGCGGTCGCTATCATAATTTCAAGGACTTCATCCGCTTCCCGAATGAAGGCAATAAGAATTTATTAAACAAACCGCTGCCGCGTCTGCGTCATGTCTGGTTTGATCATCACCGCAACGGGTTTGATGCTATCCGCGAACGGGATGTGCTGCTCTATTACCCGTATCACACTTTTGAGCATGTGCTGGAACTGCTGCGCCAGGCCTCTTTTGACCCGAGCGTGATTTCCATCAAGATGAATATCTACCGTGTCGCCAAGGACTCCCGCATTATCGATTCCATGATCCACGCGGCACACAACGGTAAAAAAGTTACCGTGGTGGTGGAGTTACAGGCGCGTTTTGATGAAGAAGCCAACATTCACTGGGCGAGACACCTGACGGCAGCCGGGGTGCATGTTATTTTCTCCGCGCCGGGGCTGAAAATCCACGCCAAACTGTTTATTATCTCGCGGCTGGAAGACGGGGATGTGATCCGCCGTTATGCCCATATCGGCACCGGTAACTTCAACGAAAAAACCGCGCGTATCTACACGGATTACTCGCTGCTGACCGCCAACGAAGAGATCACCAATGAAGTCCGGCGCGTGTTCAACTTTATTGAGAACCCGTACCGGCCGGTTTCCTTTGATAACCTGATGGTGTCGCCGCAGAATTCACGGGCAATGCTGAATCAGCTGATTGATGATGAAATAGCCAATGCACTGGCCGGTTATGAAGCCGGAATTACATTGAAAATCAACAACCTGGTGGATAAGCAGCTGAGTGAGCGTCTCTATGATGCCTCAGAAGCCGGGGTGAAAATCCGTCTGCTGGTGCGCGGCATGTGCGCACTGGTGCCGGGACAGGTGCCGTACAGTGAGAATATCCAGGTGACCAGTATCGTTGACCGTTTCCTGGAGCATGACCGGGTGTATGTGTTCACCAACAAAGGGGACGAAAAAGTCTATCTCTCCTCTGCGGACTGGATGACCCGCAATATCGATTACCGGATTGAAGTGGCGGTTCGCCTGCTGGATCCGGTGCTGCGCCGGCGGGTGCTCGATATTCTGGATATTCAGTTCAGTGATAATGAGAAGGCGCGTTATCTCGACAAAGAGATGTCCAACCATTATGTGCCGCGCGGCAACAAGCGGAAAGTCCGCTCGCAGATGGCAGTTTATGACTATATTCGTTCCCTGGAACAACCGGATAATTAA
- a CDS encoding helix-hairpin-helix domain-containing protein yields MNPTKVCRTRLYTLTDLPNIGEAMAEDLRLLGYETPQDITGSDPVIMYEMLCAVTGVRQDPCVIDVFWSVTDFLAGQPAQPWWNYTGQRKAYLNEMAKLR; encoded by the coding sequence ATGAACCCGACAAAAGTGTGCCGCACCCGTCTTTATACGCTTACCGACCTGCCGAATATCGGCGAGGCGATGGCGGAAGATCTGCGTCTGCTGGGGTATGAGACGCCGCAGGATATTACCGGTTCAGACCCGGTGATTATGTATGAAATGCTCTGCGCGGTAACCGGCGTCCGTCAGGATCCCTGTGTTATTGATGTGTTCTGGTCAGTCACTGATTTTCTTGCAGGACAACCGGCACAGCCGTGGTGGAATTATACCGGACAGCGCAAAGCGTATCTTAATGAGATGGCGAAACTGCGGTAG